Proteins encoded together in one Triticum dicoccoides isolate Atlit2015 ecotype Zavitan chromosome 7B, WEW_v2.0, whole genome shotgun sequence window:
- the LOC119337457 gene encoding aluminum-activated malate transporter 9-like, translating to MGMGAAAAALLPREEQWSTLEDQRGGECPLLSSAWSLPGPPGEGIGNAKQGALRRAAARAWGALAAGAAEMSALALSDPRKPVFAAKVALAIALMSLLAFVREPRDFVSHSVWALLTAVVVFEFSIGATLSRGFNRGLGTLTAGGLALAIAESAKNLGEMEEVIIVLSTFTVGFCTTLAKQHPKMKPYEYGFRVFLLTFGYVMVSGYSTGKFTDTAVNRFVFIALGAGVSLGINIGIYPIWAGEDLHNLVAKNFAGVANSLEGCVDEYLKCMEYERISSRILLYQASDDPLYSGYRAAIEASAQEQTLLDDAIWEPPHGPYKTMSYPWKSFTKVGGALRHCSFAAMALHGCILSEIQAPSESRKVFSSEIHKVGRECAKVLRELGNNVKTMTKLSSSDILFEVHLAAEELQKKIDERSYLLVNTEAWHTSKRAEGIKDVMNATLIAGRENKNEALEPTIADQTLAYHYKTFAASSFRSRYDSSSTIDGYKKLPHWPARTTFHPNLPLEDTESKTYQSASALSLATFSSLLIEFVARLQNVVYAFEELSDKANFKEPVEEPVAVSKGDGGFVAKMCKLVGLRS from the exons ATGGGgatgggcgccgccgccgccgcgctcctgCCGCGGGAGGAACAGTGGTCGACGCTGGAGGACCAACGGGGGGGCGAATGCCCGCTGCTCTCGTCGGCGTGGAGCCTGCCAGGGCCGCCGGGGGAGGGGATCGGGAATGCGAAGCAGGGGGCGCTCCGGCGCGCCGCGGCGCGGGCGTGGGGCGCGCTGGCCGCGGGGGCGGCGGAGATGTCGGCGCTCGCGCTGTCCGACCCGCGGAAGCCCGTGTTCGCGGCCAAGGTCGCGCTGGCCATCGCGCTCATGTCGCTGCTCGCCTTCGTCCGCGAGCCGCGCGACTTCGTCAGCCACTCCGTCTGGGCCCTCCTCACCGCCGTCGTCGTCTTCGAGTTCAGCATCG GTGCAACACTTAGCAGAGGTTTCAATAGGGGATTAGGAACACTTACTGCAGGAGGGCTTGCTCTAGCAATTGCTGAATCGGCCAAAAACCTGGGGGAAATGGAAGAAGTGATTATTGTTCTGAGCACCTTCACTGTTG GTTTTTGTACAACCTTGGCAAAGCAGCACCCAAAGATGAAGCCTTATGAATATGGATTTCGTGTGTTCTTGCTAACGTTCGGTTATGTCATGGTCTCTGGATACAGCACAGGGAAGTTCACTGATACAGCTGTAAACAGATTTGTATTCATTGCTCTTGGTGCTGGTGTCAGTCTGGGAATCAATATAGGCATTTACCCAATCTGGGCTGGAGAGGACTTGCACAATTTGGTTGCAAAGAATTTTGCTGGTGTTGCAAATTCCTTGGAAG GCTGTGTTGATGAATATCTGAAATGCATGGAATATGAAAGGATTTCTTCAAGGATACTTCTATATCAAGCTTCTGATGATCCTCTATACAGTGGGTACAGGGCAGCTATTGAAGCATCAGCACAAGAGCAAACCTTG CTAGATGATGCTATATGGGAACCACCCCATGGCCCTTACAAAACGATGAGCTATCCTTGGAAGAGTTTCACTAAAGTTGGTGGAGCACTGAGGCATTGTTCCTTCGCAGCCATGGCACTACATGGTTGCATTCTTTCAGAAATTCAG GCACCATCGGAAAGCAGAAAGGTCTTTAGTTCAGAAATTCATAAAGTGGGCAGAGAATGTGCTAAAGTGTTGCGCGAGCTTGGGAACAACGTTAAGACAATGACAAAGTTGAGCTCTTCAGATATTCTATTTGAAGTCCACTTGGCAGCTGAAGAGTTGCAAAAAAAGATTGATGAGAGGTCATATCTTTTGGTGAATACTGAAGCGTGGCACACTAGCAAGCGAGCTGAAGGAATCAAAGATGTCATGAATGCCACCCTTATCGCGGGAAGAGAAAATAAGAATGAAGCGTTGGAACCTACCATTGCTGATCAAACTTTGGCGTACCATTATAAGACCTTTGCTGCTAGTTCATTCCGTAGCAGATATGATTCATCGTCAACCATAGACGGCTACAAGAAGCTACCACATTGGCCTGCTCGAACAACGTTCCATCCAAACCTGCCACTTGAAGACACGGAATCAAAAACATATCAAAGTGCAAGCGCCTTATCCTTGGCCACATTTTCCTCGCTTCTAATCGAGTTTGTTGCCCGGCTACAGAATGTTGTCTACGCATTTGAAGAACTGAGTGACAAGGCTAATTTCAAGGAGCCGGTGGAGGAGCCTGTTGCAGTTAGCAAGGGCGATGGTGGGTTTGTTGCTAAAATGTGCAAACTTGTTGGACTCAGGAGCTGA